A stretch of Cicer arietinum cultivar CDC Frontier isolate Library 1 chromosome 5, Cicar.CDCFrontier_v2.0, whole genome shotgun sequence DNA encodes these proteins:
- the LOC101510055 gene encoding cation/H(+) antiporter 15-like has product MMTSRGNGTVSIGYDDKGRWQVCVKNDRNVGSYGIFLGDNPFDFALPATLFQLIIIISISQVLYFLLRPLRTPKFICSVLGGIILGPSFLGRNEIYWNALFPPRQAEVLIMMSILGAIYFLFFCALKMDILMTIRAAKSTWRIGVLPFMASFIVISTLLNLFYSPQNFPHLQLDASRSALSATMAFSNFPVVSEALTELNLIATELGQIALSSATLNDCIQFFIIVTHHLVDTDKVKTLALGLSFWLLFIVGSIFILRPIMKLIARSTPMGKPVKQIYIVFILTGVLVMAGITDSIGVTFLIGPLIYGLVIPSGPPLGTTLVDKCEVLIAEFLLPFFFVFVGMNTNISALQKNWREFVTLQLILIAGDITKVLACVLVSMTYNIKAKHGTVLGLMLNIKGITHIIAFAKLRKIKLLDDETFSHLVICVVVTTAIITPLVKIFYKHRPRVLNSSSIYDEEMRTIQNMPRNSEFRIVTCLHNEGNVCGMTTLLEACNPVPQSPLCVYVIHLVELLGKSAPILLPINYRQNRKFLSVNYPDTNHIMRAFENYSKNSGGPVTVLPYVNVAPYKSMLDAVCNLAQDKMVPLIVIPFHENDHIDLSGHVATSIRKLNTRFQARVPCTLGILVDRYSRLGVNNDHSKTYFHVGIFFIGGPDDREALALGIRMSERADMKVSLFRFIVMNKKPRGCKIESSREDQLDLEEAEEMLDEGLIDEFKSMKFGIGNVSWYEIMVGEGVEVMDAIRSLEGNYDLVMVGRRHNIESLKDEEMGNFIENVQILGIFGDMLSSTEFCIGMVPVLVTQCGGDKRVNLNKLDRVGSVNVSQRSLPIN; this is encoded by the exons ATGATGACTTCACGAGGCAACGGAACCGTCTCGATTGGTTACGACGACAAAGGAAGATGGCAAGTTTGTGTAAAAAATGATAGAAATGTTGGATCTTATGGCATTTTCTTAGGAGATAATCCATTCGATTTCGCGCTTCCTGCAACGTTGTTCCAACTCATAATCATTATCTCAATCTCTCAAGTGCTTTACTTTCTTCTCCGGCCACTAAGAACACCAAAATTCATTTGCAGCGTTCTG GGTGGAATTATTTTGGGACCATCCTTTTTGGGGAGAAATGAGATTTATTGGAATGCATTATTTCCACCAAGACAAGCAGAGGTTTTAATAATGATGTCAATATTGGGagcaatatattttttatttttctgtgcATTGAAAATGGACATATTAATGACTATAAGAGCAGCAAAAAGTACTTGGAGAATTGGAGTATTACCCTTCATGGCTTCATTTATAGTTATATCAACACTCCTAAATCTTTTTTATTCACCACAAAATTTCCCTCATCTTCAATTAGATGCTTCACGTTCCGCATTAAGTGCAACAATGGCGTTTAGTAATTTCCCTGTTGTGTCCGAAGCATTAACAGAACTTAACCTCATAGCAACTGAATTAGGACAGATTGCTCTGTCTTCAGCCACACTCAATGATTGCatacaattttttatcataGTAACACATCATCTCGTAGACACGGATAAAGTTAAAACTTTAGCCTTAGGTTTGAGTTTTTGGTTATTGTTCATTGTTGGTAGTATCTTTATTCTAAGACCAATAATGAAGTTGATTGCACGCAGCACACCAATGGGGAAACCAGTGAAACAGATTTATATTGTGTTTATTCTTACTGGTGTGTTAGTTATGGCAGGTATAACTGACTCAATTGGGGTAACATTTCTTATTGGACCATTAATTTATGGTTTGGTTATACCAAGTGGACCCCCTTTAGGGACAACATTGGTTGATAAATGTGAAGTTCTTATCGCAGAGTTTTTGTTaccttttttctttgtttttgttgGCATGAACACTAATATTTCTGCACTACAAAAGAATTGGCGAGAGTTTGTAACTTTGCAACTTATCTTAATTGCTGGTGATATAACAAAGGTGCTTGCTTGTGTCTTGGTTTCTATGACTTATAACATTAAGGCCAAACATGGCACTGTGCTTGGCCTCATGTTGAACATCAAGGGTATTACTCATATTATAGCCTTTGCTAAATTGAGGAAAATCAAG TTATTGGATGATGAGACGTTCAGTCACTTGGTGATTTGTGTGGTGGTTACAACCGCGATAATCACACCTTtggttaaaatattttataaacataGACCTCGAGTACTAAATTCATCGAGCATATACGATGAGGAAATGAGAACGATACAAAACATGCCGAGAAATTCAGAGTTTCGAATAGTGACTTGTTTACACAATGAAGGAAACGTGTGTGGCATGACAACATTATTGGAAGCTTGCAACCCTGTTCCACAAAGTCCGTTATGTGTATATGTGATACACCTCGTGGAGCTATTGGGAAAAAGTGCACCAATTTTACTTCCTATAAATTAcagacaaaatagaaaattcttGTCAGTTAATTACCCCGACACTAACCACATCATGCGAGCCTTTGAGAATTACTCAAAAAACTCTGGTGGTCCTGTTACTGTTCTTCCATATGTCAACGTGGCACCTTATAAGAGCATGCTTGATGCCGTGTGCAATCTGGCACAAGACAAAATGGTGCCTTTAATTGTAATACCTTTTCACGAAAATGACCATATTGACCTTAGTGGCCACGTGGCTACATCTATTCGAAAACTGAATACTAGATTTCAAGCACGTGTGCCTTGCACGTTGGGGATACTAGTGGATAGATATTCACGTCTTGGCGTGAATAACGATCACTCCAAAACGTATTTTCATGTGGGGATATTTTTTATTGGTGGGCCCGACGACAGAGAAGCATTGGCTTTGGGTATTCGAATGTCTGAGCGAGCGGATATGAAGGTGTCTTTGTTTCGGTTTATTGTGATGAACAAGAAACCACGTGGATGTAAAATTGAATCAAGTAGAGAAGATCAACTAGATTTGGAAGAAGCTGAAGAAATGTTGGATGAGGGTTTAATTGATGAGTTTAAGAGTATGAAATTTGGAATTGGGAATGTTTCTTGGTATGAGATTATGGTGGGGGAAGGAGTAGAGGTAATGGATGCAATTCGTAGTTTGGAAGGAAACTATGACCTTGTCATGGTGGGGAGGAGACATAATATTGAATCTTTGAAAGATGAAGAAATGGGAAATTTCATTGAGAATGTCCAAATTTTAGGAATATTTGGAGATATGTTGTCATCAACGGAATTTTGTATTGGGATGGTTCCTGTTTTGGTCACACAATGTGGTGGAGACAAAAGGGTCAATCTTAACAAGCTTGATAGAGTAGGTTCAGTTAATGTCTCTCAAAGAAGTTTGCcgattaattga
- the LOC101500546 gene encoding uncharacterized protein: MHTSRRGVSTTGQNFVARTPLSELTIATNGTTHINSIATTSIDIQSIMLNNNKRKKPTYFTTTSCDHTVDAEIVDFGDPSYTCSECGAQMWYEERAEKSVNSNLPKFSLCCMKGLVQIPYLKRPPELLMSLIHGQDPRSKHFNENIRAYNSMFCFTSIGGKIQSNSSRGGRPPQCILSGQNFHRIGSLIPEEEATPKFAQLYIYDTVNEISNRFNHFRSNEQHKDLDKTLVEDFTRMVDEHNVLAKSFRKVRDHLQHNSTSNVCLRLFRNRTKDPRTHNMPSCDEVAALIVGELDNLDPGRDIIVRKTFGYLEKIKETHASFLPLQYPLLFPFGEDQYQENFPIRDNVMKEGKRKRIGVTLRDFIAFRIQERDFEHGIIVNAYRLFQQFVVDCFSMIESQRLYWIRMKQSTIRCDILNSLQEAIHSGETHTFAVGKRVVLPASFTGGPRYMFNNCQDAMAICKKFGYPDLFITITCNANWQCQHLLPEVTIHV; this comes from the exons ATGCATACAAGTAGACGTGGTGTTTCAACCACTGGACAAAATTTTGTTGCAAGAACTCCATTGTCTGAGTTAACCATTG CAACAAATGGAACAACACATATTAATTCCATTGCCACAACTTCAATTGACATACAATCAATCATGTTGAACAACAACAAACGTAAGAAGCCTACTTATTTCACTACAACCTCTTGTGACCATACAGTTGATGCAG AAATAGTAGACTTTGGAGATCCCTCTTATACATGCTCTGAATGTGGTGCTCAAATGTGGTATGAGGAGCGAGCTGAGAAAAGTGTTAATAGCAACCTACCTAAGTTTTCACTTTGTTGTATGAAAGGATTAGTACAGATTCCATACTTAAAAAGGCCTCCGGAGTTGCTAATGAGCTTAATACATGGACAAGATCCAAGGAGTAaacattttaatgaaaatattcgAGCATATAATAGTATGTTTTGTTTCACCTCTATTGGTGGAAAGATCCAATCAAACTCGAGTAGGGGTGGAAGACCACCACAATGTATTCTTAGTGGACAAAATTTCCACAGAATTGGCAGTCTAATTCCAGAGGAAGAAGCAACTCCAAAATTTGcccaattatatatttatgacacAGTGAATGAGATATCTAACAGATTTAATCATTTTAG ATCAAATGAACAACACAAAGATCTAGACAAAACATTAgttgaagacttcacaagaatGGTGGATGAACACAATGTCTTAGCTAAGTCTTTTAGGAAAGTTCGTGACCACCTACAACACAATAGCACATCTAATGTGTGCCTAAGGTTGTTTCGAAACAGAACAAAGGATCCAAGAACACATAATATGCCATCATGTGATGAGGTTGCTGCTTTAATAGTTGGTGAGTTGGACAACCTTGATCCTGGTCGAGACATTATTGTTAGAAAGACATTCGGCTACTTGGAGAAAATAAAAGAGACTCATGCTTCGTTCTTACCCCTTCAGTATCCGTTGTTGTTTCCATTTGGTGAGGACCAATATCAAGAAAACTTTCCTATTAGAGATAATGTTATGAAGGAAGGAAAACGAAAGAGGATAGGCGTTACGTTGAGAGACTTTATTGCATTCCGCATACAAGAGAGAGATTTCGAACATGGCATTATTGTAAATGCTTACAGACTATTTCAACAGTTTGTCGTTGATTGTTTCTCTATGATAGAGTCGCAAAGGTTATACTGGATACGAATGAAACAATCGAcaattagatgtgacatattAAATAGTTTACAAGAAGCAATTCATAGCGGAGAAACCCATACATTTGCAGTTGGAAAACGTGTAGTATTGCCAGCATCTTTTACCGGAGGTCCACGATACATGTTTAATAACTGTCAAGATGCAATGGCGATTTGCAAAAAGTTTGGGTATCCTGATTTGTTTATCACCATAACGTGCAATGCTAATTGGCAATGTCAGCATCTTTTACCAGAGGTCACGATACATGTTTAA
- the LOC101500861 gene encoding uncharacterized protein: MVQELETSLVTASPYSLISFPEIRNVDMDFLIDVMRILVGVGQDRVYERNGVTTKFKVIIRIKCALFGSYVDELDAYLQSGYNKNIVVLAQFLKVKMFNGKSKLQNAMNCTKLLFNPEIPELVSFKLKHSHNFDSPIQPLTHKKDTSHLSLEEEFLSLFQRMTIEELKDCQNDMVCVVFGTFKHILGEGDWWNGACVCNKGVVIESKRYRIKVRVVDDTDSATFVIFDHDGISLTNKSCLNLFHEMDQDPQSDTVPKEIGDLVEKQLLFKIEVDVGLDNDIEGGVMNDLNNKFEEEATDDKYQAPNSVHVSVPVEYDSDDCTPFKRRFIEVANDNDEVNS; encoded by the exons ATGGTCCAAGAATTAGAAACCAGTTTGGTCACAGCCTCTCCGTACTCATTGATTTCATTCCCAGAAATTCGAAATGTTGACATGGATTTCTTGATTG atgtcATGAGAATTTTAGTTGGAGTGGGACAAGACAGAGTTTATGAAAGGAATGGTGTCACtacaaaatttaaagttat TATAAGGATTAAATGTGCACTGTTTGGATCCTATGTTGATGAACTGGATGCATATTTGCAATCcggttataataaaaatattgttgtaCTTGCTCAGTTTCTAAAAGTGAAGATGTTTAATGGTAAAAGTAAACTACAAAATGCAATGAATTGTACTAAGCTTTTATTCAACCCTGAAATTCCTGAGTTAGTTTCTTTCAAACTCAA ACACTCGCATAACTTTGACTCGCCAATTCAACCATTGACTCATAAGAAGGATACTTCTCATctaagtttagaagaagaatttttAAGTCTTTTCCAACGCATGACTATAGAGGAACTTAAGGATTGTCAAAAT GACATGGTTTGTGTTGTCTTTGGTACATTTAAACATATTCTTGGTGAAGGTGATTGGTGGAATGGAGCATGTGTATGCAACAAAGGAGTTGTTATTGAATCTAAAAG GTACCGTATCAAGGTTAGAGTCGTTGATGATACTGATTCTGCTACCTTTGTCATATTTGATCATGACGGAATTTCGCTAACAAACAAATCATGTCTAAATTTGTTTCATGAAATGGATCAA GATCCACAATCTGACACCGTGCCAAAAGAAATTGGAGATTTGGTTGAAAAACAATTGCTATTTAAGATAGAG GTTGATGTTGGTCTTGATAACGACATAGAAGGTGGTGTAATGAATGATTTGAATAATAAGTTTGAAGAAGAAGCTACTGATGACAAATATCAAGCCCCAAACTCTGTCCATGTATCCGTACCAGTTGAATATGATTCTGATGATTGTACCCCTTTTAAAAGGAGATTCATAGAAGTCGCTAATGATAACGATGAAGTCAATTCATAG